DNA sequence from the Streptomyces sp. NBC_01497 genome:
CAACGCGGCGGGCCGGGCGCGGGCCGTCCCTCCGGTCCGCTGGGTGTACCGCGCAATTCGGGTGTCCTCGGGGCGAACCCCGCCCGCCTGCGGGAGGGAAGCGTCCACCTCTTGAAGACCTCGTGACGGGTCTGTGTGCAACGGAGTTGGGGTGGTCTCGCCTGCGTCGACCCCCCAGGACACACCCTGTAGGCTCGTATTGAGTGATCACTCAATTGAGAGGGGTTTTGGTGGCGGACGGACAGCGTCGGAGCCAGGATGGCGGGGGGCGCGGCAGGTCCGCGCGTCGGACACCTGATGCCGAGGGAACCCGCGAGCGGATCATGGACGCGGCGCAACGACTGTTCGCCGAGGGCGGCTTCGACGCCACCTCGACGGCGAGTGTGGCCACGGTGGCGGACGTACCCGCCGGGCTGGTGTTCTACTACTTCCCGACCAAGCGGGACCTCCTCATGGCGGTGGTGCGGGAACGCGCCTACCGGGGGAGTCTGCCCCAGGTGATCGCCGAGGGAGGCGGAGAGGAGCCCGAGGAAATTCTGCGGCGCGCGGTCGAGGAGCTGGCGCGGGTGTTCAACCTCCACCGGGACACTCAGGTGATCTTGTACCGTGAGGCTCACACCCACCCGGAAATACAGGAGTTGGCTTCGGGGTTGGTGGCCTCCTCCACCGGGGACCTGGCCGGTCTCCTGGCAGCCCTGCCGGGGGTGCGAGCTGATGCCGACGGCAGGGCGGCGGCTGCTCGTCTCGTGGTCAGCGGCCTGCTGATGGACAACTTCCTGCAGCCGGAGGGGGTGGACCCGGCCCGGTTCGAACCGGCGGTGCGGCTGCTCGCCGCCGCCGTGAGCGGTGCTGCACGCCCCTGGGGAGACGATGGGCTGCCCGACGCGTCCGCAGCCGGGGCGGGGCCGGCTCCCGCAGCCCCCGCGCCGGTGGGCGGGAACCCGGCGTAGGTCCCGCTTCAAGGGCCCCGGCCGTGGTGGGAGGAATCGCGCACCGCGCTGATTCCGACGGCAGCCCGGGCGCCGGTCGTTGAAGGAAGGCCACGGCGGGCGGGCGGTCCGCGGCTCCGGGCTGCCCGGGACCCACGCGTGGCGCCACACCAACTGCGTCGGCCGACGATCCGTCGACGAACCGCATCGCGTCCTTCACCGGCCGCAACCCGTAACAGGAGTGCCGCGACCAACAGCGGCACGTGAGGAAAGGACATTCATGCCTGAGAAGAATCGCCCCACGGTGGCTGTCACCGGGGTCACCGGGGCACTGGGCAGTCGGATCGCAGCACGGCTCGCCGACCACGGAGTACCCCAACTCCTCGTCGGACGCAGCCCGGAGCGCATACCCGAGCTGCCGGGCGCCCGGCGTCGGGGCCCGGCCGCC
Encoded proteins:
- a CDS encoding TetR/AcrR family transcriptional regulator, whose protein sequence is MDAAQRLFAEGGFDATSTASVATVADVPAGLVFYYFPTKRDLLMAVVRERAYRGSLPQVIAEGGGEEPEEILRRAVEELARVFNLHRDTQVILYREAHTHPEIQELASGLVASSTGDLAGLLAALPGVRADADGRAAAARLVVSGLLMDNFLQPEGVDPARFEPAVRLLAAAVSGAARPWGDDGLPDASAAGAGPAPAAPAPVGGNPA